The genomic stretch GGATTCCTTCTCTCATCCAACATGGCAACCTCACCCCCCCATAGTTCTCTATATGCAGGTGTTTTAGATCAGCACTGGGTTTGAGATTTTCTAGCACCATCTCGTCCTCTAATCTGCTCTCTCCAAATATCATACTAAACTCCGTAATCTTAATCTTATCTAGATTTGCAGCTTTGGCTTCTGCCACTATTTCCTCTGATCGTTCGACCAAAACGATTGTCAACTTTCCCTTAAGATTATCAAAGAAACTTAGGTCTGCTAAACCACACGCCAAGTAGCTTGGTTTCCCTACAACGAAATAATTTAGTGTTTCAAGACGTGTCAGTCTCAGCAGCCCCTTAGGCATATGACTCAATTTGTCACAACCAATGAGGCTAAGGTGTCTCAACATCACTAGCTTGTTTATGTCCTCAGGCAACTCTTCAAGGCTTCGACAGTAGGATAGCTCAAGTAAGTACAGATTCACAAGCTGTGTAATTGATTCGGGCAGCTTACGGATAGGGTTGTCCGATAAATCGAGATACCTCAAGTGGATCAGTTTGCCTAGTGATCTTGGCAGTTTATTAATCCCTAGCCCATGCATCCGTAGTGCCCTCAACGACTGAATTCTGAATAAAGACATATCATTTAATGGGGAAAGTCTAACTTGATGATACGAACCCAGATTTTCTGATGGAAGAGGGACAAGGAACGATTTCAACTGCTTGATTTTGAATAGTGATGACGGGACTTTCCAAGACGAGTGGTCTACTAAATGATATGATACATGACAAACTCTTTCATCAAATTCATCCGTATTTGAATCTGCCATCTTATACTTAAACCCGGCAATTAAGAGCACTAAATCGTGCATCAGGTTGTGCATCCGAAAAAAGTCAGGGCACTTATACCCATCCATGTTGTTACAGTGGAAAAATCCTCGACTTAGCAAGCACAGCACATATCCTTCCGCCACCTCTTCTAAACTTTGATTAGCATACTCAGCCTCAACATATCCCATGGCAATCCAAAGATGAATGAGAATACTTTTTTCGAACAGGAATCCCTTTGGGAACAAAGAGCAGTATGCAATACACAATCTTAGACTTGGACCTAATTGATCATAACTGAGTTTGAGTGTGCCTAGGACGTCACGACCATAGGATGCAAAATTTGCGAGCTGATCATCCCTAAAAGCTCGCCATTCCTGGACGGTACGTTTTCCGGCTAAAAGGCTCCCAATTGCCCGTATAACAAGTGGCACTTTGGGACACATATCTGCAATCTCTTTACCGATGGCCTCCACCCCTGGCTCATGCCACTCAGTAATAGCCACATGTCGAAAATGGAGCCAAGAATCATCATCTCCTAAATCACCAACCAAGAAAGGGTCTTGGGTCCCAATAATTCTAGCAACTGTTTCGCTACGTGTGGTAAGGAGAACTTTACTTCCCTGTGCCCCGACCCTGAGCAGTGCACTCAATTCTAGCCATTTTGCTCTCAAACTGTAGTCATCCCACACACCATCCAAAACAAGCAGAAACCTCTTCCCAGAAATTGCTTGAAATAGACGCCTTTGGAGCTGATCAATCTCGTAGCCGAGAGCTTTTTCATCAGTGGCACACGTCAACATCTGCCGTAACACATCCTTGACATTAAAATCTTGGGTGACGAAAACCCAAAGCTgcaaatcaaaatattttttaaTCCTTTCATCATGATACACATATTGAGCCAATGTAGTCTTCCCAACTCCACCCATCCCAACAATGGAAGTAACAGGGAGGACACCGGCAGCAGCAGAGGTGTCTAACAACAAGCTTACCATCTTATCCCTGTCTTCATCTCGTCCAAATACCATATCGGTACTCATATAAGACCCCGATACATTGCTCAATGTTTCTGTTTGGTTCGAAAATTGGGAGCTTACTATGCTTCCATATTGGGCATGGTTTCTTTCAATGCGACACAGTTCCTCGGTAATACCCTTTATTTTCCTAGCATTCTTGAAGGGAGAGACAAGCTGGTTTGAAGTGGAAAAGAACAAGCGCGCCTCTTTGGTGAACTTACTTCCATCCATGAGTTCTTTCTGCTTAGTTTTCGCGGCTTTTGCATCTTGGAAATCGATTAATTTGGCAAGTCCTTGTTCAAGTTTCTCAAGCACATCTCGTTGAGAATGCGTACACACCTGTGCTGAATTTGCATCAAGAAGTGTAGCTTCAATGGTATTTTTGATATCCTGAAGCTCTTTAATCTGAGAATCAATGTCAGCTGCACCAACTATTCTTCTCCAAACTTCGGAACCCACTTTCTCCACAACAGTTTTAACCAACTCAGTCACTATCGATTCTGCCATTTTGCCCTCTGACTCTGTCTTCTTAATAGAAGGGTTTGATTTCGGTATTGATTACTTGATTAGGTGTATTTCGATTGGGGAATTGTGAGAGATGATTGTAAAATCGTAAAACTAAAGTATATTTGCAGTTAAGAGGAGGACAGATTGAAGGGTATCGCTCCCGGCTTACTATCAGTTTATGATTGCAGTAAGTTAATGCATTCCAGGAATTAAAAGGGTGTGAAACACATTAAAGCAAACAGTTTGTTCGAAATGAGTGGTAAGCATTTAGCAATAAGCTGACAAGCATTATAGGTTTGGGCACACAAGCAAAAAAAGCTGATAAACACTTTTTCTTTTGAGCATATGATGTTGCTGAATGTCCGTAGAGGTACGATCAAAATCATATGGTGGTGGTACTGCATCTTTGAGTAGCGTTAGGCAGTGTTTTTGCGAGCACATTTGAACTTACAAAAATACGATTTTATGCAAAAAAGAAACTTTTTCTAGAATTTCATAAGAGTTAATATCTAGAGGAGTTAAAAATCGGAGTAATATGACACCTTAGGTGACCGAGGCGTTTTGAGTAGTACTCGCTGAGTTTGGACGCGCTATATAAAACTAAGCAACCATACATGGTACTCCCTCCGATTCTTTAGAAATGTCCCATATTCCATTTTCGGCATATTCTTTAGAAATAATCCATTTCCATTTAGAGCATGTTTTTGTTAATAAAATTCTCCTCCTTTATTGGTGAGACCCACCACCTCCACCCCCACTCACAACCTTAATCCTTGTGCATAAAATAAATTGGACATTTCtaaagaataggagggagtaatgtGGAGGGAAAGTGAGGGGAAGGGGAAGGAGGGAAGATAAAGGGaggtaagggaaggggaggggaaatgaggtggttgtttggatacaattttcctccaaatcttgcctattatgGAGATGTTTTGATTAGGTTTGAAGGAAgaaaattggatccctccaaatctttcctcCTCCATTTTCCTCCACCCCATTTGCTATCTAAACACAGGATTTTAAATcccttagagcatccgcaaaggtgaggctcccatattttctcttccttctcttattcgtccacctcattttaaCTTTTTTCATTTACCCTACCCAATTTATATTTACCTATATGCAATAATGGGGTTCCCCAACAATATTAATTTACACCCAAAAATTTAAAAGCCTCCCAAAAGCAACTCAAAACACCTTATTTTTTTTTGGGACCTTCCCTACAAATAGAGAAGCCCCATTTGTTGGGAGGGTGTGTATAATAGGGTTCCCCATTTGAGGAGAGAGAGGGCATATGGGGAGGTTAGCTTCCCACCCTTGTGGATACTCTTagtctccctccctttctttttcctccaaatctctcaacccaaacacacccttaatgtCTTAAACTAAagctaaaataaaatttaaccaTAAGAGTAAATTCCTTAAAAAATACCCCTCCGCCTTAGTCATTTgcaaatgattgagacgaaggGAGAAAATAAAATTAACATTCACATTTCAATTGAGCTACAGAGACAGATATCCGATAATGCAGTAACGAAATGACTGAAATGCAAGAAAATatcaagaaaaagttgaaatggTAAAAAAGTGGAGAGTAAAAATAAGTAAAATTAATGAAAAAGTTACAAAAAAACAGGTGGTAGGGAATACCTCCATTGCTATTGTTCCTCTGTGAAAAAAGTGAGTAGAGGGGGGTAAACTCCGTCGTTGACTCGTTGTTATTAATTGATTGACGGTAAATTAGGGGAGAATGGCCTTTACAGATATTTTTAAGAATTTATTTTATCCATTAATTTGGTTATGTTCGAATCATTATATACATATTTGGGGAGATCTAGACTTCGCCAGGGCCCGACCAACTTAAGGTTCGAAACCAAACGAGATCAGACAAGGTTTAGGCTCCGTTTGGTAAAAACTAATCGAAAAACTAAAAACCGAAAATGAATTGAAAACCTGAAAATGAATCGAAAAGGAATTTGAAAATTATGATTTGAAAAGGTACTGATTTTTATTAAAACTGTTTGGAAGATTTTGAAAAGGAATTTGATATTTGATCAAATGACGTAAAAGGggctttattattattgttatcatttatgtttttattattattattgtgttattGTCGTTGGCATTGTTAGTAATTAGAAAAAAAATGCAATTTTTTTCACTATAATTGCACAAGTTTTCAACATGTTTCAAAATGACGGAAACAATAATTAAAGTATCACGATaacgtaaaaaaaaaatatcaaacagTATATcaaaaaaatgtatttttatgtatACGAAGTAAGTTTTCTATTAAACCATACATaaaaatagttaattaaattgcacCCTAAATTAAAGTATTGATATTATCACGGACGCTTTTCATTTCCGTAAAAACTATTTAATTGGGTTTATTTGAgatcataatataaaaaataataatattggaGTAATATATAAAAAGTTGAAGGGTAAAAAAGGTAAGCAAAATACAATCAGCACTGAATCCCAAATGCTACCccaggtagcatttcatttcagtaCCTTTTTCTTTTTTGCTATAAAATGCTACTTGCCAAACGCGTTCAagaaaataagctacctgaaattttTGTGAAAAAAGCTACTTCGATgaaaaaaggtacctgaaatgcgctaccaaacagagccttagacTAAAATTGGAACGAATTATTTTAGATCCAATTTTTAGTTCGCAATTTTTCAGGTTTTTAGTTA from Silene latifolia isolate original U9 population chromosome 5, ASM4854445v1, whole genome shotgun sequence encodes the following:
- the LOC141656782 gene encoding putative disease resistance protein RGA3, producing the protein MAESIVTELVKTVVEKVGSEVWRRIVGAADIDSQIKELQDIKNTIEATLLDANSAQVCTHSQRDVLEKLEQGLAKLIDFQDAKAAKTKQKELMDGSKFTKEARLFFSTSNQLVSPFKNARKIKGITEELCRIERNHAQYGSIVSSQFSNQTETLSNVSGSYMSTDMVFGRDEDRDKMVSLLLDTSAAAGVLPVTSIVGMGGVGKTTLAQYVYHDERIKKYFDLQLWVFVTQDFNVKDVLRQMLTCATDEKALGYEIDQLQRRLFQAISGKRFLLVLDGVWDDYSLRAKWLELSALLRVGAQGSKVLLTTRSETVARIIGTQDPFLVGDLGDDDSWLHFRHVAITEWHEPGVEAIGKEIADMCPKVPLVIRAIGSLLAGKRTVQEWRAFRDDQLANFASYGRDVLGTLKLSYDQLGPSLRLCIAYCSLFPKGFLFEKSILIHLWIAMGYVEAEYANQSLEEVAEGYVLCLLSRGFFHCNNMDGYKCPDFFRMHNLMHDLVLLIAGFKYKMADSNTDEFDERVCHVSYHLVDHSSWKVPSSLFKIKQLKSFLVPLPSENLGSYHQVRLSPLNDMSLFRIQSLRALRMHGLGINKLPRSLGKLIHLRYLDLSDNPIRKLPESITQLVNLYLLELSYCRSLEELPEDINKLVMLRHLSLIGCDKLSHMPKGLLRLTRLETLNYFVVGKPSYLACGLADLSFFDNLKGKLTIVLVERSEEIVAEAKAANLDKIKITEFSMIFGESRLEDEMVLENLKPSADLKHLHIENYGGVRLPCWMREGIHCWLPNLVEIEIFGCKECINMCSFGRLPHLEYLALERLDKVEYIENGSSNKTNTVVLADKHRSTSLFPSLNNLSLRDIPSLKGWRSITDSAQDQGLNQLLNRTSAFPNLEYVSMDMELLILLAQVFLQGISSLKFLTVCGRTKVIAEQTCTPSNVLPKPRQPVILLKSYLPMLCNLDFSNSQMESLPEEFRGMYFLISLGIYDCEAFEAIPEWIDSLTSLESITIYNCPRLKSLPHEISHLSNLMSLYLRECSWELAERCQEPSGEDWPKIQHIPNINIEPAKGDKS